Proteins encoded in a region of the Oncorhynchus keta strain PuntledgeMale-10-30-2019 chromosome 3, Oket_V2, whole genome shotgun sequence genome:
- the LOC118368016 gene encoding uncharacterized protein LOC118368016 has product MVLRVHQKRIADDGPACVGTPRRIADDGPACVGTPKRIPDDGPACVGTPKRIADDGPACVGTPRRIADDGPVCVGTPKRIADDGPACVGTPRRIADDGPVCVGTPRRIADDGPVCVGTPKRIADDGPACVGTPRRIADDGPVCVGTPKRIADDGPACVGTPKRIADDGPACVGTPRRIADDGPVCVGTPKRIADDGPACVGTPKRIPDDGPACVGTPKRIPDDGPVCVGTPRRIADDGPACVGTPKRIADDGPVCVGTPKRIADDGPACVGTPKRIADDGPVCVGTPKRVADDGPACVGTPQVQLSDLNIAFRCPNNS; this is encoded by the exons ATGGTCCTGCGT GTACACCAAAAACGTATCGCAGATGATGGTCCTGCGTGCGTAGGTACACCAAGACGTATCGCAGATGATGGTCCTGCGTGCGTAGGTACACCAAAACGTATCCCAGATGATGGTCCTGCGTGCGTAGGTACACCAAAACGTATCGCAGATGATGGTCCTGCGTGCGTAG GTACACCAAGACGTATCGCAGATGATGGTCCTGTGTGCGTAGGTACACCAAAACGTATCGCAGATGATGGTCCTGCGTGCGTAG GTACACCAAGACGTATCGCAGATGATGGTCCTGTGTGCGTAG GTACACCAAGACGTATCGCAGATGATGGTCCTGTGTGCGTAGGTACACCAAAACGTATCGCAGATGATGGTCCTGCGTGCGTAGGTACACCAAGACGTATCGCAGATGATGGTCCTGTGTGCGTAGGTACACCAAAACGTATCGCAGATGATGGTCCTGCGTGCGTAGGTACACCAAAACGTATCGCAGATGATGGTCCTGCGTGCGTAGGTACACCAAGACGTATCGCAGATGATGGTCCTGTGTGCGTAGGTACACCAAAACGTATCGCAGATGATGGTCCTGCGTGCGTAGGTACACCAAAACGTATCCCAGATGATGGTCCTGCGTGCGTAGGTACACCAAAACGTATCCCAGATGATGGTCCTGTGTGCGTAGGTACACCAAGACGTATCGCAGATGATGGTCCTGCGTGCGTAGGTACACCAAAACGTATCGCAGATGATGGTCCTGTGTGCGTAGGTACACCAAAACGTATCGCAGATGATGGTCCTGCGTGCGTAGGTACACCAAAACGTATCGCAGATGATGGTCCTGTGTGCGTAGGTACACCAAAACGTGTCGCAGATGATGGTCCTGCGTGCGTAGGTACACCGCAAGTACAACTATCTGACCTTAATATAGCATTTAGGTGCCCTAATAATAGTTGA
- the LOC127913560 gene encoding uncharacterized protein LOC127913560 — MSTLKTHSRSEITVTRVHLVSALYKGVKHNTIIVFPLQKHASVQSIKSNCIRTPQHIPDYGSSCIRTPQHIPDDGSSCIRSPQHIPDDSSSCIRSPQHIPDDGSSCIRTPQHIPDDGSSCIRTPQHIPDDSSSCIRSPQHIPDDSSSCIRSPQHIPDDSSSCIRSPQHIPDDSSSCIRTPQHIPDDSSSCIRTPQHIPDDDSSCIRTPQHIPDDSSSCIRTPQHIPDDSSSCIRTPQHIPDDDSSCIRSPQHIPDDGSSCIRTPQHIPDDSSSCIRTPQHIPDDDSSCIRTPQHIPDDSSSCIRTPQHIPDDDSSCIRSPQHIPDDSSSCIRTPQHIPDDSSSCIRSPQHIPDDGSSCIRTPQHIPDDSSSCIRTPQHIPDDDSSCIRSPQHIPDDDSSCIRSPQHIPDDGSSCIRTPQHIPDDSSSCIRTPQHIPDDSSSCIRTPQHIPDDSSSCIRTPQHIPDDDSSCIRSPQHIPDDGSSCIRTPQHIPDDSSSCIRTPQHIPDDDSSCIRTPQHIPDDGSSCIRTPQHIPDDGSSCIRTPQHIPDDGSSCIRTPQHIPDDSSSCIRSPQHIPDDSSSCICTPQHIPDDGSSCIRTPKHIPDDDSSCIRTPQHIPDDGSSCIRTPQHNPDDGSSCIRTPQHIPDDGSSCIRTPQHIPDDGSSCIRTPQHIPDDSSSCIRSPQHIPDDGSSCIRTPQHIPDDGSSCIRTPQHIPDDSSSCIRTPQHIPDDSSSCIRTPQHIPDDSSSCIRTPQHIPDDDSSCIRSPQHIPDDGSSCIRTPQHIPDDSSSCIRTPQHIPDDDSSCIRSPQHIPDDGSSCIRTPQHIPDDSSSCIRTPQHIPDDDSSCIRTPQHIPDDGSSCIRTPQHIPDDGSSCIRTPQHIPDDSSSCIRTPQHIPDDSSSCIRSPQHIPDDGSSCIRTPQHIPDDSSSCIRSPQHIPDDSSSFICTPQHIPDDGSSCIRTPKHIPDDDSSCIRTPQHIPDDGSSCIRTPQHIPDDGSSCIRTPQHIPDDGSSCIRTPQHIPDDGSSCIRTPQHIPDDSSSCIRSPQHIPDDGSSCIRSPQHIPDDGSSCIRTPQHIPDDGSSCIRTPQHIPDDDSSCIRSPQHIPDDGSSCIRSPQHIPDDGSSCIRSPQHIPDDGSSCIRTPQHIPDDGSSCIRTPQHIPDDSSSCIRTPQHIPDDDSSSIRTPQHIPDDSSSCIRTPQHIPDDDSSCIRSPQHIPDDSSSCIRTPQHIPDDSSSCIRSPQHIPDDGSSCIRTPQHIPDDSSSCIRTPQHIPDDSSSCIRTPQHIPDDDSSCIRSPQHIPDDGSSCIRTPQHIPDDSSSCIRTPQHIPDDDSSCIRTPQHIPDDGSSCIRTPQHIPDDGSSCIRTPQHIPDDGSSCIRTAQHIPDDDSSCIRSPQHIPDDGSSCIRSPQHIPDDGSSCIRSPQHIPDDGSSCIRTPQHIPDDGSSCIRTPQHIPDDSSSCIRTPQHIPDDDSSSIRTPQHIPDDSSSCIRTPQHIPDDDSSCIRSPQHIPDDSSSCIRTPQHIPDDSSSCIRSPQHIPDDGSSCIRTPQHIPDDSSSCIRTPQHIPDDSSSCIRTPQHIPDDDSSCIRSPQHIPDDGSSCIRTPQHIPDDGSSCIRTPQHIPDDSSSCIRTPQHIPDDGSSCIRTPQHIPDDGSSCIRTPQHIPDDGSSCIRTPQHIPDDGSSCIRTPQHIPDDSSSCIRSPQHIPDDSSSCICTPQHIPDDGSSCIRTPQHIPDDDSSCIRTPQHIPDDGSSCIRTAQHIPDDGSSCIRTPQHIPDDGSSCIRTPQHIPDDGSSCIRTPQHIPDDSSSCIRSPQHIPDDGSSCIRSPQHIPDDSSSCIRSPQHIPDDGSSCIRSPQHIPDDGSSCIRTPQHIPDDSSSCIRTPQHIPDDSSSCIRSPQHIPDDGSSCIRTPQHIPDDSSSCIRSPQHIPDDSSSCIRSPQHIPDDSSSCIRTPQHIPDDSSSCIRSPQHIPDDSSSCIRSPQHIPDDSSSCIRSPQHIPDDSSSCIRTPQHIPDDDSSCIRSPQHIPDDGSSCIRTPQHIPDDSSSCIRTPQHIPDDGSSCIRTPQHIPDDGSSCIRTPQHIPDDSSSCICSPQHIPDDSSSCIRSPQHIPDDSSSCIRSPQHIPDYSSSCIRTPQHIPDDDSSCIRSPQHIPDDGSSCIRTPQHIPDDSSSCIRTPQHIPDDGSSCIRTPQHIPDDGSSCIRTPQHIPDDSSSCICSPQHIPDDSSSCIRSPQHIPDDDSSCICSPQHIPDDSSSCIRSPQHIPDDGSSCIRTPQHIPDDGSSCIRTPKCIPDDSSSCIRTPQHIPDDGSSCIRTPQHIPDDGSSCIRTPKCIPDDSSSCIRTPQHIPDDDSSCIRTPQHIPDDGSSCIRTPQHIPDDSSSCIRTPQHIPDDGSSCIRTPQHIPDDGSSCIRTPQHITDDGSSCVRTPKRIADDGPACVGTPKRIPDDGPACVGTPKTYRR, encoded by the exons ATGTCTACCCT TAAGACTCACTCAAGGTCCGAAATAACAGTGACCCGTGTACATTTGGTATCTGCCTTATACAAAGGCGTCAAGCATAACACAATAATTGTTTTTCCCCTCCAAAAGCACGCTTCAGTACAATctattaaatcaaattgtatacgtacaccacaacatatcccagattatggttcctcatgcatacgtacaccacaacatatcccagatgatggttcctcatgcatacgttcaccacaacatatcccagacgatagttcctcatgcatacgttcaccacaacatatcccagatgatggttcctcatgcatacgtacaccacaacatatcccagatgatggttcctcatgcatacgtacaccacaacatatcccagacgatagttcctcatgcatacgttcaccacaacatatcccagacgatagttcctcatgcatacgttcaccacaacatatcccagatgatagttcctcatgcatacgttcaccacaacatatcccagatgatagttcctcatgcatacgtacaccacaacatatcccagacgatagttcctcatgcatacgtacaccacaacatatcccagatgatgattcctcatgcatacgtacaccacaacatatcccagacgatagttcctcatgcatacgtacaccacaacatatcccagacgatagttcctcatgcatacggacaccacaacatatcccagatgatgattcctcatgcatacgttcaccacaacatatcccagatgatggttcctcatgcatacgtacaccacaacatatcccagacgatagttcctcatgcatacggacaccacaacatatcccagatgatgattcctcatgcatacgtacaccacaacatatcccagacgatagttcctcatgcatacgtacaccacaacatatcccagatgatgattcctcatgcatacgttcaccacaacatatcccagacgatagttcctcatgcatacgtacaccacaacatatcccagacgatagttcctcatgcatacgttcaccacaacatatcccagatgatggttcctcatgcatacgtacaccacaacatatcccagacgatagttcctcatgcatacggacaccacaacatatcccagatgatGATTCCTCATGCATACGTTCACCACAACATATCCCTGATGATGATTCCTCATGCATACGttcaccacaacatatcccagatgatggttcctcatgcatacgtacaccacaacatatcccagacgatagttcctcatgcatacgtacaccacaacatatcccagacgatagttcctcatgcatacgtacaccacaacatatcccagacgatagttcctcatgcatacgtacaccacaacatatcccagatgatgattcctcatgcatacgttcaccacaacatatcccagatgatggttcctcatgcatacgtacaccacaacatatcccagacgatagttcctcatgcatacggacaccacaacatatcccagatgatgattcctcatgcatacgtacaccacaacatatcccagatgatggttcctcatgcatacgtacaccacaacatatcccagatgatggttcctcatgcatacgtacaccacaacatatcccagatgatggttcctcatgcatacgtacaccacaacatatcccagatgatagttcctcatgcatacgttcaccacaacatatcccagatgatAGTTCCTCATGCATAtgtacaccacaacatatcccagatgatggttcctcatgcatacgtacaccaaaacatatcccagatgatgattcctcatgcatacgtacaccacaacatatcccagatgatggttcctcatgcatacgtacaccacaacataacccagatgatggttcctcatgcatacgtacaccacaacatatcccagatgatggttcctcatgcatacgtacaccacaacatatcccagatgatggttcctcatgcatacgtacaccacaacatatcccagatgatagttcctcatgcatacgttcaccacaacatatcccagatgatggttcctcatgcatacgtacaccacaacatatcccagatgatggttcctcatgcatacgtacaccacaacatatcccagacgatagttcctcatgcatacgtacaccacaacatatcccagacgatagttcctcatgcatacgtacaccacaacatatcccagacgatagttcctcatgcatacgtacaccacaacatatcccagatgatgattcctcatgcatacgttcaccacaacatatcccagatgatggttcctcatgcatacgtacaccacaacatatcccagacgatagttcctcatgcatacggacaccacaacatatcccagatgatgattcctcatgcatacgttcaccacaacatatcccagatgatggttcctcatgcatacgtacaccacaacatatcccagacgatagttcctcatgcatacggacaccacaacatatcccagatgatgattcctcatgcatacgtacaccacaacatatcccagatgatggttcctcatgcatacgtacaccacaacatatcccagatgatggttcctcatgcatacgtacaccacaacatatcccagacgatagttcctcatgcatacgtacaccacaacatatcccagacgatagttcctcatgcatacgttcaccacaacatatcccagatgatggttcctcatgcatacgtacaccacaacatatcccagatgatagttcctcatgcatacgttcaccacaacatatcccagatgatAGTTCCTCATTCATAtgtacaccacaacatatcccagatgatggttcctcatgcatacgtacaccaaaacatatcccagatgatgattcctcatgcatacgtacaccacaacatatcccagatgatggttcctcatgcatacgtacaccacaacatatcccagatgatggttcctcatgcatacgtacaccacaacatatcccagatgatggttcctcatgcatacgtacaccacaacatatcccagatgatggttcctcatgcatacgtacaccacaacatatcccagatgatagttcctcatgcatacgttcaccacaacatatcccagatgatggttcctcatgcatacgttcaccacaacatatcccagatgatggttcctcatgcatacgtacaccacaacatatcccagatgatggttcctcatgcatacggacaccacaacatatcccagatgatgattcctcatgcatacgttcaccacaacatatcccagatgatggttcctcatgcatacgttcaccacaacatatcccagatgatggttcctcatgcatacgttcaccacaacatatcccagatgatggttcctcatgcatacgtacaccacaacatatcccagatgatggttcctcatgcatacgtacaccacaacatatcccagacgatagttcctcatgcatacggacaccacaacatatcccagatgatGATTCCTCAAGCAtacgtacaccacaacatatcccagacgatagttcctcatgcatacgtacaccacaacatatcccagatgatgattcctcatgcatacgttcaccacaacatatcccagacgatagttcctcatgcatacgtacaccacaacatatcccagacgatagttcctcatgcatacgttcaccacaacatatcccagatgatggttcctcatgcatacgtacaccacaacatatcccagacgatagttcctcatgcatacgtacaccacaacatatcccagacgatagttcctcatgcatacgtacaccacaacatatcccagatgatgattcctcatgcatacgttcaccacaacatatcccagatgatggttcctcatgcatacgtacaccacaacatatcccagacgatagttcctcatgcatacggacaccacaacatatcccagatgatgattcctcatgcatacgtacaccacaacatatcccagatgatggttcctcatgcatacgtacaccacaacatatcccagatgatggttcctcatgcatacgtacaccacaacatatcccagatgatggttcctcatgcatacgtacagcacaacatatcccagatgatgattcctcatgcatacgttcaccacaacatatcccagatgatggttcctcatgcatacgttcaccacaacatatcccagatgatggttcctcatgcatacgttcaccacaacatatcccagatgatggttcctcatgcatacgtacaccacaacatatcccagatgatggttcctcatgcatacgtacaccacaacatatcccagacgatagttcctcatgcatacggacaccacaacatatcccagatgatGATTCCTCAAGCAtacgtacaccacaacatatcccagacgatagttcctcatgcatacgtacaccacaacatatcccagatgatgattcctcatgcatacgttcaccacaacatatcccagacgatagttcctcatgcatacgtacaccacaacatatcccagacgatagttcctcatgcatacgttcaccacaacatatcccagatgatggttcctcatgcatacgtacaccacaacatatcccagacgatagttcctcatgcatacgtacaccacaacatatcccagacgatagttcctcatgcatacgtacaccacaacatatcccagatgatgattcctcatgcatacgttcaccacaacatatcccagatgatggttcctcatgcatacgtacaccacaacatatcccagatgatggttcctcatgcatacgtacaccacaacatatcccagacgatagttcctcatgcatacgtacaccacaacatatcccagatgatggttcctcatgcatacgtacaccacaacatatcccagatgatggttcctcatgcatacgtacaccacaacatatcccagatgatggttcctcatgcatacgtacaccacaacatatcccagatgatggttcctcatgcatacgtacaccacaacatatcccagatgatagttcctcatgcatacgttcaccacaacatatcccagatgatAGTTCCTCATGCATAtgtacaccacaacatatcccagatgatggttcctcatgcatacgtacaccacaacatatcccagatgatgattcctcatgcatacgtacaccacaacatatcccagatgatggttcctcatgcatacgtacagcacaacatatcccagatgatggttcctcatgcatacgtacaccacaacatatcccagatgatggttcctcatgcatacgtacaccacaacatatcccagatgatggttcctcatgcatacgtacaccacaacatatcccagatgatagttcctcatgcatacgttcaccacaacatatcccagatgatggttcctcatgcatacgttcaccacaacatatcccagatgatagttcctcatgcatacgttcaccacaacatatcccagatgatggttcctcatgcatacgttcaccacaacatatcccagatgatggttcctcatgcatacgtacaccacaacatatcccagacgatagttcctcatgcatacgtacaccacaacatatcccagatgatagttcctcatgcatacgttcaccacaacatatcccagatgatggttcctcatgcatacgtacaccacaacatatcccagacgatagttcctcatgcatacgttcaccacaacatatcccagacgatagttcctcatgcatacgttcaccacaacatatcccagatgatagttcctcatgcatacgtacaccacaacatatcccagacgatagttcctcatgcatacgttcaccacaacatatcccagacgatagttcctcatgcatacgttcaccacaacatatcccagatgatagttcctcatgcatacgttcaccacaacatatcccagatgatagttcctcatgcatacgtacaccacaacatatcccagatgatgattcctcatgcatacgttcaccacaacatatcccagatgatggttcctcatgcatacgtacaccacaacatatcccagacgatagttcctcatgcatacgtacaccacaacatatcccagacgatggttcctcatgcatacgtacaccacaacatatcccagacgatggttcctcatgcatacgtacaccacaacatatcccagacgatagttcctcatgcatatgttcaccacaacatatcccagacgatagttcctcatgcatacgttcaccacaacatatcccagatgatagttcctcatgcatacgttcaccacaacatatcccagattatagttcctcatgcatacgtacaccacaacatatcccagatgatgattcctcatgcatacgttcaccacaacatatcccagatgatggttcctcatgcatacgtacaccacaacatatcccagacgatagttcctcatgcatacgtacaccacaacatatcccagacgatggttcctcatgcatacgtacaccacaacatatcccagacgatggttcctcatgcatacgtacaccacaacatatcccagacgatagttcctcatgcatatgttcaccacaacatatcccagacgatagttcctcatgcatacgttcaccacaacatatcccagatgatGATTCCTCATGCATATGttcaccacaacatatcccagacgatagttcctcatgcatacgttcaccacaacatatcccagatgatggttcctcatgcatacgtacaccacaacatatcccagatgatggttcctcatgcatacgtacacCAAAATGTATCCCAGATGAtagttcctcatgcatacgtacaccacaacatatcccagatgatggttcctcatgcatacgtacaccacaacatatcccagatgatggttcctcatgcatacgtacacCAAAATGTATCCCAGATGAtagttcctcatgcatacgtacaccacaacatatcccagatgatgattcctcatgcatacgtacaccacaacatatcccagatgatggttcctcatgcatacgtacaccacaacatatcccagacgatagttcctcatgcatacgtacaccacaacatatcccagatgatggttcctcatgcatac gtacaccacaacatatcccagatgatggttcctcatgcatacgtacaccacaacatatcacaGATGATGGTTCCTCATGTGTACGTACACCAAAACGTATCGCAGATGATGGTCCTGCGTGCGTAGGTACACCAAAACGTATCCCAGATGATGGTCCTGCGTGCGTAGGTACACCAAAAACGTATCGCAGATGA